GTCTGCCAGGAAAGTCGGCCCCCGCCAGCTATGCCACGTGGGTCTCAACACTCCGAAGATTGATCAGGTCGTGGAGTTCTACACCGAAATTCTCGGGTTTCGGGTCTCGGACTGGATTGAGAACCAGATGGTCTTCCTGCGATGCGACCGGAGACATCACGTCATTGTCTTCAGCCGTGCAGATTACGCATCGGTCAACCATGTCGCGTACGTGATGGCTAATGTAGATGACGTGATGAAAGGGGTCTCCAACCTGCGTGCCCAGGGGCAGGAACCCGACTGGGGACCGGGACGCCACGGCCCGGGCAACAACATCTTCTGCTACTACAAGGATCCGGCTGGATACGTGAACGAATTCTCCAGCGACATAGAGTTCATCGAAGACGAAGCAACGCACAAACCCGCGGTGTGGAGACGGGTGCCGGAAACTGCGGACCTCTGGGGTACGGCAGGGGCGCCCAACCCCGACGTCCGCAAGGCAATGGCCGGCGACCCTGATCCAGGCTGGGCTGTGAAGGACATCAACGCGGATTGATAGGGAGGACGCCGCAGTGTTTAGGGGGAGGACACCGAATGCTGGTGTCCTCCCCCTATGTCTTGCGGATATCATCGGTCAATCGGTTCGTCGCCGGAGACCAGATTTACGAGATCGCCCGGTCGAAGGGTCAGATCCGGGGAGATGTGGAGCGCATCCCCGATCGGGTCAGGGTCTGCCCCGGTGTAGGGGAAGCCAATGGCCGGCAGGTCGGGATGTTCCGCCCTGAACTGGACGGGATCCCCAGAGAGATCCTGCGAGAGCGACCAATGGGAAAGGGACTCCGCGAAGGTAGCGAAACTCCTATCCGGCTCCGGTTCCTGAACATCGACGAGGACGAGACAGTCGAGGGGATGATCACCGCGCTGTAATGACTCTCCTCCGTAGAGTCGGAGATGCAACCTCAGTTCGGTATCCTCGCCATAGGCCAGACGTGCGTGACCTTGCCGGGCGTCGCCATCCTCAGTCAGAAGCAGAGGTACGATCCCATAGTAAAGATCGCCGTAGGAGACGGCGACCGACTGGACCGGCTGGAGTTGTATGTCTCTGCCTCCCCAGTCCACGTTGCCGATGCGCACTTCCCGGATGGTGTTTCGCAGGCCAAACAATACGCGGGGTTCGCAGTAGAACGTCGGGTCGTTCAGGAATCGCTCTTCTTCTTCGTCCGATCTTTCATAGTGGAGGCGACCTATGACGCGAGCGCCTTCCTGGCGAGATGTGAATGTCGCGCACGGCATATGCAGGAACGATTCATCCGGAATGAGGGGGACGCTGGCGCGCTCCTCGGCCTTGTTGCGGACGAGCAGAATATAGGATGGGGGAGAGTGGCCGCCCACGGTTTGCAGACACTGGGAGGCCAGGCTCCAGTCGGGAGTCAGGAAGTGCGTTCGTCGCGAGCCGAGCGAGATACTGCGGTCGTGGATTTCGCTGGTGCCTGACTTTTCCCGAGCGAGGGTGCGGACGGCATCGGGAGGCACGTAATCGAACACCGTGTGTCTGATAAAGATCTCATTATTCAAAGCCCCCACGTAGATGTTGCCCGCGTCGGGTGGACACGGGGTGCCGAATTTGATGTGGCCGTAAAATGCCGAGGACGTGCTCGCGCCGTGCAGCGCGTCATTTTGATACGCCCGGGAAGGTGCCCCTGCCAGGAATCCGTTGGGCAGCATATTGAGCGCAAGCTGGTAGGTGATGAGATCCATCGTCCGTTTCAACTGATCGCGGAACTGGCTGTCTCGCGCGTAGTTCCATGCCGCTTCCATGCCGTGGAGGGTGACCGGGGTGTATCCCGGGCTGTTGAATTCGTGGAACCCGTCCGCCGAAGTGCCTCTGACCCAGACGTCGAAGGCTTCGGCTGCCTCGGCTTCGATTGAGGCATCGTCGAGGGCGCGCGAGAGGGCGACCCGGCCACCAATATTCAAGGCGTAGATGTTGGAGTACTGCCACCTGGCGGTGTGGTTGCGGATGCCCTCTACGACATTCGGAAATGCGGCCTCCATTGCGTTCTTTGTCTCGGGTGTCAGCTTGTCCTGGAAGTCGAGATAGGCGTAAACGAGCGGAATGGTGATAAAAGAAACCGCGTTTCGGTCTTTGACGCGGTCCCAGTGTGTCATCCAGAAGAAATTGCCGAAGGTCTCGGAGTTCGGTTCGAGATCCTGGCCCTCGAGCACGCTGTGGATGATGCGATTGGCCTCACCGGCGTCATCCGTGCCGTATGTTCGGTCGTCCGATAAAAGAAGCAGGACGGCGTACCAAATCGAAGCCGTACGCGTGTGTCCTGTGAAGCGGGGAAAGAATGGATCGAAGTTCCGAAGAAGGGCGACGTCCGGATCGTAGTTCTGGTCGTCGTTCTTGCGGAACCGGTCGCGCAGGAACGCAACACGGGCGCGTTGTTCGCGAAGGATGGGGTCGATGTTCATCGGAGACTCCTTTAACATTAACCGGTTGAGTAGTATATCCTGTTTCGTTCATTCCACAAATAGAAGAACACCATGTGTCAACGCATTACGACTTTTGCCATCATCGCCATCGCGCTGATGTTGATCGCATTGTTCATCACAGGTAGGACTGTACCTTCAACTGCTGCAGCATGTCCTGGGGATTTTGACGGCAATAAGCGCGTTAATATAGCCGATTTTCTGGCTTTTGTAGAGGTCTTTGGCACCAGTTCTGCGGATGCGAATTACAATGTGCAGATGGATTTGGATAATAATGGAAGCGTTACTATGGCTGATTTTCTGGCTTTTGTAGAGGTTTTTGGTACAGAGTGCGGTGGTGGCGGTGATACAAATACAACGGGTTTATTTACACAAACACTTTTCCATGGTGGTGTAACAAGAGAATATATTATATATGTGCCTGAGGCTTATGATGGAACTTCAAAAGTTCCACTGATGCTTAATTTTCACGGATATGGTGGAATTGCAAACCAGTATTTAAAATATGCAGATATGCGGCCTCTGGCAGATATAGAAAATTTTATTCTGGTTTATCCTCAAGGGACCCTGCTGAATGGAGATCCGCACTGGAATTCTGGTTTAGAATCAGATAATAATAAAAGTGATGCGGATGACTTTGGCTTTGTGGAAGCGTTAATTGATGAAATTTGTTCCAGGTATAATATTGATTCGGCAAGAGTATATTCCTGTGGTTACTCAAATGGGGCTTTTTTTACTTATGCACTTGCTTGCTATCACAGTGACAAAATAGCGGCCATAGGTTCTGTTGCTGGAACAATGATGGAGGAAACGTATAACAACTGTAGGCCATCACACCCTATGGCTATGATAAATATTCACGGTACATCAGATTATGTTGTCCCTTATGGTGGGGGAAGTAAAGGGTTATTGTCAATTGATGAGGTGCTTGCTTATTGGATAGGGTTTAATAACACCAGTACTACTCCAATAGTGAATCGTATGAATGATAGGGGAGTAACAATAGAACATTATTCCTATACAGATGGAGACAACAATACTTCTGTAGAGCATTACAAGGTTATTGACGGAGGGCATGTCTGGTTTGATATTAGCTACGATGGCTCTAATACCAGTCGTTTAATCTGGAATTTTGTGTCGAGATATGATATTAATGGAACGAACTGAATGCCCGAGAACAGCGGGAAATAACAGACCTTTTAACCAATCAGCCAGCAATCGCTGGCTCATAACTTGAGGACACATTATGCAAGTAGGAATTATGTCAGGTCAAATTGCTCGGCCGACCCTGGAGGAAACACTCGACGCCATACTTGAGCACGACATCAGGCATCTTCAATTCAATTTGGGATCCCTGAATGTGGAGGGTTCGCTATCCGATAAACTCGCAAAGGCACCTGTGGTTCGGGCGGAGATCGAAAAGCGCGGCATGGTCATCGCTGCCCTGGCTGGCACGGTCAATATGGTTCATCCCGATGAAGAAAAACGTCAGGAAGCTATCGAGCATCTCAAATTGCTTATTCCGGCGTGTGACCCGATGGGTACCTCGGTGATTGCCACCTGTACCGGATCGCGCGATTCAGAGAGCATGTGGCACTGGCACCCGGATAACGAAACAGAAGAAGCCTGGCAGGTGCTACGCAATACCCTGGAACAGGTACTGCCGGTTGCCGAAGCGGCTGGCGTGATCCTTGCGTTTGAACCAGAGATAAACAACGTTGCCAGTACAGTGCATAAGAGTCGGCAACTGATTGATGAAATGGGTTCACCCAACCTGAAAGTCGTGATGGATGCCGCCAATATTTTTGGCAAAGATGACCTGTCTCGCATGAGAGAGGTATTAGACGAGGCTTTCGAGCTTTTGGGCGACCACATTGCCATGGCCCATGGCAAAGATCTGGATCGCGGTGGCGATGCCGGACATCTCGCCGCTGGTACCGGCAAGCTCGATTACGCCCATTATGTGTCGTTGCTCTGTGGACTTCCCTTCGACGTGTCAGTCATTCTGCACGGTCTTTCCGAAGATCAGGTGGATGCCAGTGTTGCCATGCTCCGGCGTCACGCTGCAGCACACCAGTAAGGAATTGACGATATGAAAGCTAAAGTCGCCATTCTGGGTTGTGGAAGGGCGTCGCAAAAATGGCACCTGCCGACAATGCACACGCTCGCCAAACACGGCGAACTCGATTTTGTCGCGCTCTGCGATATGGATAAGTCGTTAGCGAAACAGACCGGAGAATCCTATGGTGTTCCGTGGTACACCAGTGTCGAGGAGATGCTGGAAAAACACCCGGACATCATGGCCGTAGATGTCATCACCGGCGACCCCCTACACCATGTGCTTGCCAGGTTGATCGCAGAGCACGGCAAACACGTCATGGTGGAAAAGCCGATGGCGCTGACCTTGCCCTGTTGTGACATCATCATCGATGCCTGCCGCCGCAACGGCGTGCATTTTGAGGTGGCAGAAAATTACTTTCGCATGCCGAAGCAGCGGATGATCATTAAGCTCATTGAAGAGGGGATTCTGGGCGATATCGTTCGCGTATATTTTGTCGAGCCAAAGCGGCAAGATCCATTTGAGCCGACCGTTACGCACAGCGGTTTGGGCCGACCCATCTCGGGCTTTGGTCGCACTTCTGGCATGTGCATGGATATGGGCGCACATCGGTTGTCACAGTTGCGGTTGTACGCCCAAAGTGAGCCTCAGCAGATTACCGCGACGGTGAGAAAGTACCGGTCGGATCCCATGAGTATCCATGAAGACTGGGCGCATGCAATGATCGATTTTGCAAGCGGCGCAGTGGGTATTTATGAGACATCGCGCCTTGGTGAGGCTCAGAAATATTGCCAGATTATCGGTAATCTTGGCGGTATTCTCGATACCGACTATTTCGGCCCGGAGATCCCCCTGCGTTTGCGCATCGGCGAGGAGATGCAGGACATTCCTGTCGAGACTGTACGTCGCAAAATCAATGGCGTGGATGTGCTGCAACGGATCGTCGTGCATACGGATCCCGAGATCGTCTATGAGAATCCGTTTCGGGACTATGCCATTGACGATTGGTGTGTCGGTCATGCCTCCGAGATCATGAGCATCGCGAATGCAGCGCTCAACGACGAGCCTCCCGAATACGGTCTCGGCGGTCGCAAAGATGTGGAGATGGCCATGGCGATTTACGAATCGTCGCTTAACGGCATGACACCCATTAAGTTGCCCCTTGAGGACGTGACCTCCTACGAACAGATGGTGCACGAAGATTATCTCGAAAAATTTGGCCATCCCATTTTATGAGACAACCTTTAGAAAAACCAGGAGAGGGAAACAAACATGCAAGAAGGCAACGGTCAGGAAATGGACGCGCTTTGGGGCGAAGATGTCATTGCACTGCGCGCTGAAAATGCAGAACGGGGGCAACTCTTTAATGATGGCAATTACGCCATGTTTATCCACTGGGGTCCGTATGCTCAACTTGCCAACAAAGTCGATGGCAAAACGTATTACGGCATTGGCGAATGGATCATGAACCCGCGCATGGCCAATATTCCGGTCGAGGAATATATGGAAATGGCTAAAACCTTTAATCCTGTCAATTTTGATGCAACAGAAATAGCACAACTGGCCAAAGACGCGGGCATGAAATACATCATTATCACCAGCAAACACCACGATGGTTTTGCTATGTATCGCTCAGCCTGCAACGACTTTAATATTGGTGCAGTTACCCAGTTTAATCGCGACCCCATGAAAGAACTCGCCGGGGCCTGCAAAAAACTCGGTCTCGGATTTGGATTCTACTACTCTCACAATCAGGACTGGACTTTTCCAGGTGGTGCAAACGGGCCAGACACAGATGCCGATGGCAACCCGGCCACCTTCGACGATTATTTTGTCAAAAAATGCCTGCCACAGGTCGAAGAAATCACCAGCCAGTACGGCCCCATCGAACTCATCTGGTTTGACACACCCGGACAGATGCCCAAAAAGTACATTGAGCAACTCATCGAAGTCGTGCGCAAAAATCAACCCAATGCGCTCGTTTCAGGCCGCGCCGGGCACGGGCTGGGCGACTACAAGACGCTGGGTGATATGGATGTGCCATCCACCAATGTTGAAGGTATGTGGGAAAGCGTCGATACCACCAACGACTCCTGGGCTTTTGCCTGGTACGATGAATACTGGAAAACACCCAAAGAAATTCTTCGCCGCCTGATCTCCTGTGTTGCCAGAGGTGGCACTTACATGCTCAACATAGGTCCCC
The window above is part of the Gemmatimonadota bacterium genome. Proteins encoded here:
- a CDS encoding extradiol ring-cleavage dioxygenase; this translates as MSYERTIHRETCRGAVLMKIQDIRHVGLLSPVIETHARFYLEVWGLRSAGEDRHARYLRGALTEHHILSLHQADRCGLHHLAFSVDGRDAVDAAATELERRGITLLAQPDDLDEPGGGYGLRFIDPENRCIELSTGVAEHPNGWSARKVGPRQLCHVGLNTPKIDQVVEFYTEILGFRVSDWIENQMVFLRCDRRHHVIVFSRADYASVNHVAYVMANVDDVMKGVSNLRAQGQEPDWGPGRHGPGNNIFCYYKDPAGYVNEFSSDIEFIEDEATHKPAVWRRVPETADLWGTAGAPNPDVRKAMAGDPDPGWAVKDINAD
- a CDS encoding sugar phosphate isomerase/epimerase: MQVGIMSGQIARPTLEETLDAILEHDIRHLQFNLGSLNVEGSLSDKLAKAPVVRAEIEKRGMVIAALAGTVNMVHPDEEKRQEAIEHLKLLIPACDPMGTSVIATCTGSRDSESMWHWHPDNETEEAWQVLRNTLEQVLPVAEAAGVILAFEPEINNVASTVHKSRQLIDEMGSPNLKVVMDAANIFGKDDLSRMREVLDEAFELLGDHIAMAHGKDLDRGGDAGHLAAGTGKLDYAHYVSLLCGLPFDVSVILHGLSEDQVDASVAMLRRHAAAHQ
- a CDS encoding Gfo/Idh/MocA family oxidoreductase, producing MKAKVAILGCGRASQKWHLPTMHTLAKHGELDFVALCDMDKSLAKQTGESYGVPWYTSVEEMLEKHPDIMAVDVITGDPLHHVLARLIAEHGKHVMVEKPMALTLPCCDIIIDACRRNGVHFEVAENYFRMPKQRMIIKLIEEGILGDIVRVYFVEPKRQDPFEPTVTHSGLGRPISGFGRTSGMCMDMGAHRLSQLRLYAQSEPQQITATVRKYRSDPMSIHEDWAHAMIDFASGAVGIYETSRLGEAQKYCQIIGNLGGILDTDYFGPEIPLRLRIGEEMQDIPVETVRRKINGVDVLQRIVVHTDPEIVYENPFRDYAIDDWCVGHASEIMSIANAALNDEPPEYGLGGRKDVEMAMAIYESSLNGMTPIKLPLEDVTSYEQMVHEDYLEKFGHPIL
- a CDS encoding alpha-L-fucosidase, with product MDALWGEDVIALRAENAERGQLFNDGNYAMFIHWGPYAQLANKVDGKTYYGIGEWIMNPRMANIPVEEYMEMAKTFNPVNFDATEIAQLAKDAGMKYIIITSKHHDGFAMYRSACNDFNIGAVTQFNRDPMKELAGACKKLGLGFGFYYSHNQDWTFPGGANGPDTDADGNPATFDDYFVKKCLPQVEEITSQYGPIELIWFDTPGQMPKKYIEQLIEVVRKNQPNALVSGRAGHGLGDYKTLGDMDVPSTNVEGMWESVDTTNDSWAFAWYDEYWKTPKEILRRLISCVARGGTYMLNIGPRGDGSIPERAARTLRAAGEWIKRYPQVVYGTDASPWQHVLPWGDVTVKDNTLFLSIFNWPASGTLYLPGLKTEIESASLLGGDQSIPFEKKHGWTCFELSPQAPENLVSVLEVKLKGTPKADSTWAIDPEIETEIFSEAAVVENATLANQRWMEKFGEWKHVSRVHKWTPEGKATWTVNVLVPGDYIVDLTYSGEGRLVWGVSIENGEHIQNQQNSSHNYQRFPIGWINFSGPGTYKISVSCLEGDLSKASLKSIHFTPVHSIL